In Paludibaculum fermentans, the genomic stretch TGGGCACCCTGCCCTGATTCGGCCCACTGCGCCATGGCATCCTGGGCATAGGCAATGATTCAATCTGTTTGTGTCTACTGCGGCTCCAGCGCCCGCGCCTCCGAAAGCTACTTCACCGCCGCCCGGCTCACGGGACGAGTGCTGGCCGAGCGCGGCCACACGCTCGTCTATGGGGGCGCCCAAGTCGGGCTGATGGGCGCGCTGGCCGATACCGCCCTGGCCCTCAATGGGCGGGTGGTGGGCGTGATCCCGCAGTCCCTGGTCGACAAAGAAGTCGCACACAAAGGACTGACGGAGCAGCACGTCGTCGAGTCCATGCATGTCCGGAAGGCGCTCATGAACGAACTCTCGGATGCGTTCCTCGCGCTGCCGGGCGGCTTTGGGACACTCGACGAGCTCTTCGAGACGCTCACCTGGGCGCAACTCAAGTTCCATGCCAAGCCCGTGGGCCTGCTGAACATCGACGGCTACTTCGACGGGCTGCTCACTTTCGCGCGGCGTGCCGTGGACGATGGATTCATCCATCCAGCGCATGTCGAGATGATTCACATAGGGACCGATCCGGGGGAGTTGCTGGACCGGATGGCCGGCTTCGTCGCGCCGGATGCCGGCAAGTGGTGGCGGCAGCCTTAGCGGCTAGCAGCCTGTGGCGGAAGTCGCGCAGCCGCGTTCGCACCGCCGCCCGTACCAGAATGGCAGCTAAAGTGCAATTTCGAAGCCGCTCCGAAGAGAGTCGCCTTTTTCTGGGAGGAGGGCCGGCGGCGGAGCGAACCCAAAGGGCGACAAGGGCTTGCGGCCCATGGCAGTGTCGAGCCGGCCTCCGAGTGGGCCGGCACTAGTTCGGTCGGCTCTTCGCGCCCTGGGCTCGCAAGCCCTTGCCGCGCGGCTAGCGGGACTTCCGCCACAGACTGCTAGTACTGCACCCAGATGGGCGTCTTCCGCGCCCACTCGCTGCGGCCAAAGTTCAAGTGGAGGAACTGGAACGCCGCCCGGGTGACCTTCCAGTCATCCTTGTCCGAACAGCCGTAGCGCGCCGCACGCACGGTGAGCGCCAGCGCTTCGGGCACTCGCGGGTCTTCCTTGTGGCTCTTCGCCCACTCCACGGCCGTGCTGCCCAGCGCCTTCAGCGCGCTGCCGGCGGTCCGCAGACGCGCCCGTTCCTCGGCCGCCTGCTGCAGGTCCGCGGCACTCAGGAAGGCCGGAGCGATCCAACGGGGCTGCGGTGGACCCTTGCGCTCCTCCGGGGAGGCGTACTCCGAGAAGCGGTCCCTGAGCAGAAAATTGCCGGCCTGATAATCCGCGGCGTCGGGACACCACCAGTTGTCGCGGTAGTTGTCGAGGCGACGGTCCTGGGCGGTTCGCTCGGAGCCGGCGCGGGCATAGGTTTTCGCCTCGGGGGTATGCAGCAGCAGGAAGGCCGCCGCGAATTTCTTCTCTCGTTCGTCATGTGCCGCTTGGACGCCAGCCAGAAGATCCTTGAGGTCCGGCCGGACCCCTTCCAGCAGAGAGGCCGCCGAATCCAGTTCCTTCCACTGCGAGGCGAAGGCCGCCCTGGCGAACATCGTGAGCACCAGCCGTTTCCGCATCTCTCCAGGCAGCCGCTGTCCTTGCAACGCAGTAGCCCAATGACGTAACGGGACGGCCTCGTTCAATGCGTTCGCGCCGCCGGTGTCGATGAGCGGATTCAGCCTCTTCGGCGCTTCCCTCGGCCACTCCGCGTCGTCCATGTTGTCGGTTTCGAGCACGGGTACCCGGGCCACGAACAGGAAGAATTCGTCCAGCGTCGGCGCCACTGTCATCCTGAGCGGTTGAAACAGGTTCCTGGCGCTGGCCGGCAGTTTCACCGGCCGCCCAGCCAGCAACCCGTCCAACTCCGCCCGGCTCTGCGCCTTCTGTCCCGCCGCGACACTCAAGCGCAGGCGGTGGTAGGCCACCGTGACGAAGGCCGGCGACTTCGGACTCACGCCGCGCGCGTCTTCCATTAACTGTTGGATCCCGGCATCGCGCGAGTTGGCCTTCTCCAGCGCGGCCACCAGCCACGGCAGCGACTTCCGCTCGCGCCACCGCGCCCATGCGTGCAGCGTTGCCTGCGGCGTGTCCTGCTGGAACGTATGGATCCAATCCGTCAGGTCTTCCTCCTCCGCTTCGGGCGTGCCGGCCAGAGTGTCGAACATGCCGGTGTAATCCCACAGGTCTTCGCGAATACTGCCATCTTCGTTGGGGCCGGCCAGCGACCTGGCCATTTCACGGAATGTCTCGGCTCGCTTCGCACCCACGTCGGCCCGGCGTAGGAGGGTACGAGTCATCCCGTGGATCCGCACCAGCTTTGGCTCGTTCAGGATGCCCAGGCTCTCGTCACGCACTTTGGCCAGATCGCCTTCGCTTTCGGCCCCGCGCAGACGAGCCCGAACCGCCAGGTACGCACTGATCTCGCTCCACGGCGACGCCGCGTCGGCCGCAATCGATTTGAATCCCTGGATCGCCGCCTGCGCGTGCCCAGCATAGAGATGAGCCGCGGCAATCTGGTAAGCCCGATCCTGCTTGAACACCTCGGGCAGCTCCGCCTCCGCCGGCGCAGGCATGACGGAGTCTTCCATCTCGCAGTTCTCGAATACCTTCTGCTGCGCGACCATCCACGACCGGACGCCCTGGCTCTGCGCCCCAAACTGCCTGCTGCGCGACTCGTACGTCCTCACTGCTGTCTTGAACGCGTCTTCCGCGCAGTTGATGACCCAGGAATGCAGCCGCGGTTGGTAGGCCAAAGGAGCCTCCCCAGTCGTCTCCGCGGTCTTCGGAGCCGGCTGTCCTCCGTTCACGCGGCCCACCAGATCGGTCCAGTTCCGATACCAGTCGGTCTCGTCGTGGTCTGCCCGGCCCGTCGCCCGGTCCCGCCAGTAATCGCGGACGCCTTCCCGCTCCCGTGCGGTGAGCCCCACGCCCGACATATACCGGTAAGCCACCACCAGGTACGATTGCGCGTAGGCCGGCCGCAGGACCCCCAAATCACCCTGCAGGAATCGGGTTCGCGGCAAATCGGGATGCCGGGCATAGGAGAACACCGCCACCGGCAGGAACGGCCCGCAGTTCCAAGCCACGCCCACGGCCGCCAGCAGGCCTGCCACCGTCCAGATCGCCGCCTTCATTGCTTCTGCTCCAGCTTCTGAATCAGCTCGTCCAGCCGGGTCTCCGGCTGGTTCCAGCCCGTGAAGATGTAAGTGCGCTGCCGCGGGGGGATCGTGGGCATTTTCTCGTCCAGCGTCACGCCC encodes the following:
- a CDS encoding LOG family protein — its product is MIQSVCVYCGSSARASESYFTAARLTGRVLAERGHTLVYGGAQVGLMGALADTALALNGRVVGVIPQSLVDKEVAHKGLTEQHVVESMHVRKALMNELSDAFLALPGGFGTLDELFETLTWAQLKFHAKPVGLLNIDGYFDGLLTFARRAVDDGFIHPAHVEMIHIGTDPGELLDRMAGFVAPDAGKWWRQP